A single genomic interval of Sceloporus undulatus isolate JIND9_A2432 ecotype Alabama chromosome 2, SceUnd_v1.1, whole genome shotgun sequence harbors:
- the LOC121921660 gene encoding taste receptor type 2 member 41-like, giving the protein MFAPKLIASWVTTVLLGISGLISNGFIVKMMITQWTKCRSLASSEQLFLSLGLSNLCATIALSVFYFVIIFAPSYLTSQLSYSFVFFAVIFRFWLTALLCFFYCIKIVNSTHALFLWCKLRLSWLIMRFLVGSLLISLFTLIVTFSNVYVLPQKNMTTNVTRKSQEKSKIEYFIRFKLFFSTIGCVGPLVMVFLCSFLVVASLCGHVCQMRGKESHLRSFQTKAHIKAAGTVLSLLFLYILFFVAQSRSLTVDMGGNESFFVNTPPSVLSSSGCHPDSY; this is encoded by the coding sequence ATGTTTGCTCCCAAGTTAATTGCTTCTTGGGTAACTACAGTTCTCTTGGGCATCAGTGGGCTCATCTCTAATGGCTTTATTGTTAAGATGATGATCACTCAATGGACCAAATGCAGGAGCCTTGCATCCAGTGAACAACTTTTTCTAAGCCTGGGTCTGTCCAATTTGTGTGCAACAATTGCCCTTTCTGTATTCTACTTTGTTATCATTTTTGCACCAAGTTATTTAACTTCTCAATTATCCTACTCCTTTGTCTTCTTTGCTGTGATATTCAGATTTTGGCTCACTGCCTTACTGTGTTTCTTCTACTGCATCAAGATCGTGAACAGCACCCATGCCCTTTTCCTTTGGtgcaaactgaggctatcatggCTAATAATGCGTTTCCTTGTGGGATCTCTGCTCATCTCCTTGTTTACTTTGATTGTGACATTCAGTAATGTTTATGTACTACCTCAAAAAAACATGACAACCAATGTGACAAGAAAGAGCCAAGAAAAATCAAAAATAGAATATTTCATacgttttaaattgttcttttcaACTATTGGATGTGTTGGTCCCCTGGTTATGGTTTTCTTGTGTTCCTTTTTAGTTGTTGCCTCACTCTGTGGACATGTCTGCCAAATGAGAGGTAAAGAATCCCATTTGAGGAGTTTCCAGACAAAAGCTCATATCAAGGCAGCTGGGACAGtgctctccctcctcttcctttacattttgttttttgtggcacaGAGCAGGAGTCTGACTGTGgatatggggggaaatgaatcATTCTTTGTCAATACTCCCCCCAGTGTACTCTCCAGCTCAGGCTGCCATCCTGATTCTTACTAA